The window ATGCCGATACCAGCATCCGCCGGTCCTGCGGATTGGTTTTTAAGGTTTCAACCACTTGCGCAAGTTGGTCAACACCCTTTTTCACATCATCAGATTGTCCAAAATGACGCCATTGAAATCCATAAACCGGACCCAGATCATTTTCTTCCATCTGGATTCGTTTGCGTTCCTCATCCGGGGTGCCTTCCGGAATATGGTCAGGCGAACACCATTCATCCCAAATATGGCAGCCGCGTTCTTTGAGCCAGTTTTTATCGGTCAAGCCTTTGATAAAAAATTCCAGCTCTACGCGAACGGACTTGAATGCCATTTTCTTGGTAGTCAGCAAGGGAAACCCGTCCGCCATATCATGCTGCAACATTGCCCCGGCCAGCGAGAGCGCCTTCACACCGGTCCGGTTCTGCTTTACATCCCCTTCCGTTAATACTTTTTTGACCAATTCAAGATACTGTTTCACCCAACATCTCCTCTAATTAAAACAAAGTGTTTTTTCTCAACAAAACTACTATTCTTCTTTATACCGTCTAAAACTCCGTGGAATTAGTTTGTCATAACTTGTTTCCCGCAACGCCTCATCCGCCGGAAACCAGCGAAGATCGGGATCGAGTATCTTGTAGGACGAATGCGGAAAATCAGGATGAATGGTCATTATTCAATATCCTGAATAATTTTTTTGATTGTATCGGCAAGAGGTTTTATCTGGTGTTTGCAGACCCAAAAGATTTCTTCAGCATCTATATCAAAATAATGGTGCGTAATAATGTCCCGCATTCCTTTGGCGCCTGTCCAGTCTATTTCAGGGTATTGCTTCAAGAGTTTGTGATCCGTAATTTTATCAATTTTTTTCAGACTTTCGCCAATGGCAATAATCATCATACAAATACTGTCTAATTTATCTATACCGTCCGGAGTATCAGTAAAATCGCTAACCGCGCTAATCGGCTCAAAACGTCGGATCACTTTTTGAATCGCATCATAAATCTGCCGCAATACATCTAAAATTATTTCTTTATCATACATACACAGCTTCCTTTTCAATCCGTTTTTTTAAAAAAGGATTCATTCTTTCACGAAGTCTCACAATGTCTACATGCTGGTGGAGTTGTTTCTCCAAATCTTGTTTTATATGCACGATGTTAAAGGGGTCCGGGATTTTAGTTTCAAGAAAAACATCCACATCGCTTTTATCAGTAGCCTGGTCTCTGGCAACAGAACCAAAAATGCCCAACACCAAAATGCCGTATTTTTCAGCATCCTTTGCTTTAAATTCTTTGAGTATTTTAATAACATCGGAACGGGACATACTTTTTGCTCCTATAATTTAATTTTACTTTTTACCATCTTTCCATTTATCGCAGATTTGTTTATCACGCTTTTGTCTGTTTCCGCAAAGAATCAATTGCAGCTTTGATAGCATTCTCATCTTTTGATTTTGCCCATTCATCCCAAAAATCAACTGTAGCGCTTTTTGGCTTTACTTTTGGTTCTGCAACTTTTATTCTACTGGGCAATAATGAAGCATCACCAACAATCAACGCCTCACCAATATCAAGTATTGGCAATAATTCAGCGAAATTACCTAAACTATCGGGAAAAAGACGCTTTATTACAGACTGATCTTCAGCATTAGTTAGTCTCATAGCAATGAAGTTATTGCTTTGGCTTAAAACAGTACGGTTTACATCTGCCGGGCGTTGACTAACCACAACTAAACCAATGCCATATTTCCGACCTTCTTTCGCTATTCTTTCAAAGTTACTTAATGCAGATTCATCAATAGTGGATTTAGGATTTTCTGTTATATAAAGGTGCGCTTCATCACAAAATAGCGCAATAGGATGCCTATCTGCCTCTTTTGTCCATTGTTGAATAGAAAATATAACTCTTGCTACCAATCCGATAATCAAAGGTAAAATATCAGACGGAACTTCTGCAAAATTAATAACTTTCACTCCTTTTGCGCCCTTCTCAAATCCCATTAGTTTTTGACCGAATTCTTCAAACCATTCATACTTCTGCAAATCAGCATTTGAGCTGAATAAAAAGTTAAGCCTTTTATCGCTTTGTTTTGTTTTTAGTCTTTGAATAAATCTTGTTAGTTTCCCAAACAAAGGGCCTTGTTTTTCAGTTTTCGCTCCAGGAACCATTTCTTTATCAAAGTTATCCAATTCAGTTATAACTTTATCCAACGCATAAGGTAGCGGACTATCAATGGTAAAATTACTTAAAATATCGGTTTTATTTTCATAATTAAGTTTGCTTTTCTTTGCGTTGATTACAGCGTCAAAAAAAACCCTTGCTTGATTGGGAGCATTTTGGTCGCTCCTGTCCAGCATCATGGCTATCATCTCTTCATATGTAAGCAGCCAATAGGGCAAAAAGATGTTGTTTCCAACATCACTATCGCCTGGTCCGGCAATTTTCAAGTGCTCAATGCTTTCAATTTCATCGGCCAACGGTTTGTACTCACCGTGAATATCAAATATCAAAGCATTTGCAGATGGCAGACTTGCGACTTGTTCAATAAGCCTTGCTACACTCCAGGACTTACCTGAACCGGTACTGCCCACAATAACAGCATGACGCTGAAAAAACTTATTTCCATCCAGCCAAGCTTCGGCTTCATCATCCAAGGTATATTTTCCCATAGATAATGGATTCTTATTCTCGGCTGCTAACGTAGAAATCGCTCGCATGAATTGAGTTAATTTCTCACTGCTAATCACAAAGCATTCGGCATTAATTTCCGGGACAGTTTCCAGTGTACGTTTAAACACATTTGGCTTTGTCCCTACTTTGTCAATATGCGTTCCTATCAGAGTAATTTTTACTACATTCTCAACAATAGTCCCTTCATCAGGCATATCTTCATCAATTGGATTGGAAGATGCTTTTCTCATGATTTTAGTAACTAATCCTATAAGAAATTGTCCTACTTTACTGCTTCTTAATGCTACCAGATGATTAACCTGTAATTGTCTGAGTTTTTCTTCATTTCCAACTCTGACTACAACTGTTGCTGTATCAACACTTTCTACCAATCCAATAGCATCATCACTTTCATAATTAAAAATACTCATACTATTCTCCTTAAAACCAAATATTCAAAAAATTGTTTAATTGCCAAATATCACCGTCTAGAACATCCGTATTATTTCTATTGTCCTCAAAATAATGTACCCTAGTTTTATTGCTTTTGTCATCTTCTTCCAAAACAATTGATTTAACCTGATTATTTAGTAATATTTTTT is drawn from bacterium and contains these coding sequences:
- a CDS encoding ATP-binding protein; amino-acid sequence: MSIFNYESDDAIGLVESVDTATVVVRVGNEEKLRQLQVNHLVALRSSKVGQFLIGLVTKIMRKASSNPIDEDMPDEGTIVENVVKITLIGTHIDKVGTKPNVFKRTLETVPEINAECFVISSEKLTQFMRAISTLAAENKNPLSMGKYTLDDEAEAWLDGNKFFQRHAVIVGSTGSGKSWSVARLIEQVASLPSANALIFDIHGEYKPLADEIESIEHLKIAGPGDSDVGNNIFLPYWLLTYEEMIAMMLDRSDQNAPNQARVFFDAVINAKKSKLNYENKTDILSNFTIDSPLPYALDKVITELDNFDKEMVPGAKTEKQGPLFGKLTRFIQRLKTKQSDKRLNFLFSSNADLQKYEWFEEFGQKLMGFEKGAKGVKVINFAEVPSDILPLIIGLVARVIFSIQQWTKEADRHPIALFCDEAHLYITENPKSTIDESALSNFERIAKEGRKYGIGLVVVSQRPADVNRTVLSQSNNFIAMRLTNAEDQSVIKRLFPDSLGNFAELLPILDIGEALIVGDASLLPSRIKVAEPKVKPKSATVDFWDEWAKSKDENAIKAAIDSLRKQTKA
- the thyA gene encoding thymidylate synthase — its product is MKQYLELVKKVLTEGDVKQNRTGVKALSLAGAMLQHDMADGFPLLTTKKMAFKSVRVELEFFIKGLTDKNWLKERGCHIWDEWCSPDHIPEGTPDEERKRIQMEENDLGPVYGFQWRHFGQSDDVKKGVDQLAQVVETLKTNPQDRRMLVSAWNPLALPHQALPPCHVLFHLVVIGNKLNLTWFQRSCDLMLGIPFNLASYAILLHLLAKEAGLKEGMVTGMLSDVHIYENHIEGAKEQLKREPLSLPRIETKSFISIFDWQYDQTELVDYQSHPKIVFPIAV
- a CDS encoding nucleotidyltransferase domain-containing protein codes for the protein MSRSDVIKILKEFKAKDAEKYGILVLGIFGSVARDQATDKSDVDVFLETKIPDPFNIVHIKQDLEKQLHQHVDIVRLRERMNPFLKKRIEKEAVYV
- a CDS encoding DUF86 domain-containing protein; this translates as MYDKEIILDVLRQIYDAIQKVIRRFEPISAVSDFTDTPDGIDKLDSICMMIIAIGESLKKIDKITDHKLLKQYPEIDWTGAKGMRDIITHHYFDIDAEEIFWVCKHQIKPLADTIKKIIQDIE